A genome region from Nocardia sp. NBC_00565 includes the following:
- a CDS encoding zinc-binding dehydrogenase, translated as MHAIRLHSFGPAENLRYETVPDPVPEPGQVLIRVAVAGVHVIDTALRRGAPGPYPLPELPTIPGREVAGTVNQIGPEVDASWLGKRVVAHLGSVPGGYAELAATETTRLHEIPADLDPADAVAIIGTGRTTMGILLFTELGPDSVAVVTAAAGGIGTLLVQYAKNVGAMVVGLAGGPAKVESVQRNGADIAINYLMPDWADQVRARLGERSATVLFDGVGGEISRAAIDLLGKGGQHLIYGASGGTPISLSEQESAARGITSELVVGPRLIQRVGGDFRALEDKAMAEAAAGRLRPAIQRFPLDDAAGAHRALETRGTVGKVVLQA; from the coding sequence GTGCACGCCATCCGCCTTCATTCCTTCGGACCGGCCGAAAATCTGCGCTACGAAACAGTTCCCGATCCTGTGCCGGAGCCGGGGCAGGTGCTGATCCGGGTCGCGGTGGCGGGCGTGCACGTCATCGACACCGCCTTGCGCCGCGGTGCGCCCGGCCCGTATCCGCTGCCGGAATTGCCGACGATTCCGGGGCGCGAGGTGGCCGGGACCGTGAACCAGATCGGACCGGAGGTGGATGCCTCCTGGCTCGGCAAGCGGGTCGTCGCGCATCTCGGCTCGGTTCCCGGCGGCTACGCCGAGCTCGCCGCCACGGAAACCACTCGGCTGCACGAGATTCCGGCCGATCTCGACCCGGCCGACGCGGTCGCGATCATCGGCACCGGTCGAACCACCATGGGCATCCTGCTGTTCACCGAGCTCGGCCCCGACAGCGTCGCCGTGGTGACGGCCGCGGCGGGCGGCATCGGAACACTGCTGGTCCAGTACGCGAAAAACGTCGGCGCGATGGTGGTCGGGCTGGCCGGTGGGCCCGCCAAAGTCGAATCGGTGCAACGCAATGGCGCGGATATCGCGATCAATTATCTAATGCCCGACTGGGCCGACCAGGTCCGCGCGCGACTCGGCGAGCGCAGCGCCACCGTGCTCTTCGATGGTGTCGGCGGCGAAATAAGCCGCGCCGCCATCGATCTGCTCGGCAAGGGTGGACAGCACCTCATCTACGGCGCGAGCGGAGGTACGCCGATCTCGCTGTCGGAGCAGGAATCGGCCGCGCGCGGCATCACCTCCGAACTGGTCGTCGGACCGCGCCTCATCCAGCGCGTAGGCGGCGATTTCCGCGCACTGGAGGACAAGGCCATGGCCGAGGCCGCAGCCGGTCGACTGCGGCCCGCGATCCAGCGTTTCCCGCTCGACGACGCGGCGGGCGCGCACCGTGCGTTGGAGACGCGCGGCACTGTCGGCAAGGTGGTGCTTCAAGCGTAG
- a CDS encoding TetR/AcrR family transcriptional regulator has translation MTEPKLTRAAIVDTAIILADEAGLDGLSMRHIAERMGVGAMSLYRHVANKDELLALMTDEISARNPYPSPEGQNWTWRDRVRIAAEIDWALYQQHPWVLLTFAMPRYSFGPQGLACFAWLVEGLRELNVSTREAATMAFSVWNYISGATLPQISAALVARKGINPEGSNGLRALLEGKSQLPIPPALADLDGSGVSDLTSEDLLYLGLSTLCDGFEARCAKTSAP, from the coding sequence ATGACTGAGCCGAAGCTCACTCGAGCCGCCATTGTCGACACCGCGATCATCCTCGCCGACGAGGCGGGACTCGACGGGTTGTCCATGCGGCATATCGCCGAGCGGATGGGCGTCGGTGCCATGTCGCTCTACCGGCACGTCGCGAACAAGGACGAACTACTCGCGCTGATGACCGACGAGATCTCGGCCCGTAACCCGTATCCATCACCGGAGGGGCAGAACTGGACCTGGCGCGACCGGGTACGCATCGCCGCCGAGATCGACTGGGCGCTCTACCAGCAGCATCCGTGGGTGCTGCTCACCTTCGCGATGCCCCGCTACAGCTTCGGCCCGCAGGGCCTGGCCTGCTTCGCCTGGCTGGTCGAGGGGCTGCGCGAACTGAATGTCTCCACCCGCGAGGCGGCCACCATGGCCTTCTCGGTGTGGAACTACATCTCCGGGGCCACCCTGCCGCAGATCAGCGCCGCACTGGTCGCCCGCAAGGGCATCAATCCGGAGGGCTCCAACGGACTGCGAGCGCTGCTGGAGGGAAAATCACAGTTGCCGATTCCGCCCGCACTCGCCGATCTCGACGGCAGTGGTGTCAGCGATCTGACCTCGGAGGACCTGCTGTATCTCGGATTGTCCACGCTCTGCGACGGATTCGAGGCGCGCTGCGCCAAGACCAGCGCCCCTTGA
- a CDS encoding MFS transporter, with amino-acid sequence MTEVEAARAVSVTPTGSRRARLGLAVLLLPVLLVSMDISVLFLAMPTLTLDLDPSAAQQLWILDIYGFLIAGLLITMGNLGDRIGRRNILLAGASVFGIASIIAAFAPSAAVLIIARALMGVGGATLLPSSLALISSLFPNVRERAAAIGVWTAFFAGGSAVGPILGGVLLHHFWWGSVFLINIPVLLVLLAFGPFVLPEHRSGVVGPLDIPSVLLSIGGILPVVYAVKQIAAEGVDVEPIVIGLIGVLLLAVFVRRQRHLDEPLLDLRLFRRVQFSVAIGSSLVGMMSLAAMSYLTSIYLQSVTGREPLAAALLGIPMAIAVFVCPMGGARVGHTLGVRSTFVLALLASAIGNVMLIGVGVDGGIAWYLIGSTIAGIGYGLAFTLVSEVSVSSVPPERAGSAVGISETSFELGNALGLALLGSVAALVFRSGGDYSATLGETIEHADGNAGFVHSARESFVSGMHVATSVGAVLLVVMAAVAAFAPRSNPLRTDADRRGDGAPTGDQR; translated from the coding sequence ATGACTGAGGTGGAGGCCGCACGGGCGGTGTCGGTGACGCCGACGGGTTCGCGGCGTGCACGGCTCGGCCTCGCGGTGCTACTGCTGCCCGTGCTGCTGGTGTCGATGGACATCTCGGTGCTGTTCCTGGCCATGCCGACCCTCACCCTCGATCTCGACCCATCGGCCGCGCAGCAGCTGTGGATTCTCGATATCTATGGCTTCCTGATCGCGGGCCTACTCATCACCATGGGCAATCTCGGCGACCGGATCGGACGGCGAAATATCCTGCTCGCCGGTGCGTCGGTCTTCGGCATCGCCTCGATCATCGCGGCCTTCGCGCCGAGCGCCGCGGTGCTGATCATCGCGCGTGCGCTGATGGGTGTGGGCGGTGCGACCCTGCTGCCGTCGAGTCTCGCGCTGATCTCCAGCCTGTTTCCGAACGTCCGCGAACGCGCCGCCGCCATCGGTGTGTGGACCGCGTTCTTCGCGGGCGGATCCGCGGTCGGCCCGATCCTCGGCGGCGTACTGCTACACCACTTCTGGTGGGGCTCGGTATTTCTCATCAATATTCCGGTGCTGCTGGTCCTGCTCGCCTTCGGGCCGTTCGTGCTGCCCGAACATCGCTCCGGAGTGGTTGGTCCACTGGATATTCCGAGTGTGCTGCTCTCGATCGGCGGCATTCTGCCGGTTGTCTACGCGGTGAAACAGATTGCGGCCGAAGGGGTCGACGTCGAGCCGATCGTCATCGGGCTCATCGGCGTGTTGCTGCTCGCCGTCTTCGTTCGTCGGCAGCGGCACCTTGACGAACCGCTGCTGGATCTGCGGCTGTTCCGGCGGGTGCAGTTCTCGGTGGCGATCGGCTCGAGCCTGGTCGGCATGATGTCGCTGGCGGCGATGAGCTATCTCACCAGCATCTATCTGCAATCGGTGACCGGACGTGAGCCGCTGGCGGCGGCGCTGCTGGGGATTCCGATGGCGATCGCGGTGTTCGTATGCCCGATGGGCGGTGCGCGGGTCGGCCACACGCTCGGCGTGCGCTCCACCTTCGTGCTGGCGCTGCTGGCCTCCGCGATCGGCAATGTGATGCTGATCGGTGTCGGGGTGGACGGCGGAATCGCCTGGTACCTCATCGGATCCACCATCGCCGGAATCGGTTACGGCCTGGCCTTCACCCTGGTTTCGGAGGTGTCGGTCTCCTCGGTGCCGCCGGAGCGGGCCGGTTCCGCGGTCGGGATCTCCGAGACCAGTTTCGAATTGGGTAATGCGCTCGGCCTGGCGCTGTTGGGTTCGGTTGCGGCGCTGGTCTTCCGGTCCGGCGGTGACTATTCGGCCACGCTCGGTGAGACCATCGAGCATGCGGACGGGAACGCGGGGTTCGTTCACTCCGCGCGCGAATCCTTCGTCTCCGGAATGCATGTGGCGACCTCGGTCGGCGCGGTGCTGTTGGTGGTGATGGCGGCTGTCGCGGCATTCGCGCCGCGGTCGAATCCGCTACGGACCGATGCCGATCGACGCGGTGACGGCGCGCCTACCGGGGATCAGCGGTAG
- a CDS encoding SDR family NAD(P)-dependent oxidoreductase translates to MNDTPSSGNGRPLAERVASWLLYPTSRPREKSLRAVVSGRIVLVTGASHGIGKASARKLAAAGAVVLLVARSVDALEQVAAEITAEGGTAHVYPTDMTDMDAVDKLGRDLLAEYGHIDVLINNAGKSIRRSIGESYDRFHDFTRTIDVNYLGPVRLLLTLLPSMRERKHGHIVNISTWGVLMPPAPRWAAYGASKSAFDVWLRSAAAEFAADKVTATSIYMPLVHTRMSAPTDFSRVPGLTVDEASDLVCHAVVAKPREIAPWWSPGIQAWSDLTRGRAQRFMERSFRR, encoded by the coding sequence GTGAACGACACGCCGTCCTCGGGCAATGGGCGGCCGCTCGCCGAGCGGGTGGCGAGTTGGCTGCTGTATCCGACCTCCCGGCCACGCGAGAAATCCCTGCGCGCGGTGGTCTCGGGCCGGATCGTGCTGGTGACCGGCGCGTCGCACGGCATCGGTAAGGCCAGCGCACGCAAACTGGCCGCGGCTGGTGCGGTGGTGCTACTGGTGGCGCGTTCCGTCGATGCCCTCGAGCAGGTGGCGGCCGAGATCACCGCCGAGGGCGGCACGGCCCACGTGTATCCGACGGATATGACCGATATGGACGCGGTCGACAAGCTCGGCCGCGACCTATTGGCCGAATATGGCCATATCGATGTGCTGATCAATAACGCGGGCAAGTCGATTCGCCGCTCGATCGGCGAATCCTATGACCGCTTCCACGATTTCACGCGCACCATCGACGTCAACTACCTCGGTCCGGTGCGTCTACTACTGACCCTGCTGCCGAGCATGCGCGAACGCAAACACGGTCATATCGTCAATATCTCCACCTGGGGCGTACTCATGCCACCCGCCCCGCGCTGGGCCGCCTACGGCGCTTCGAAATCCGCCTTCGACGTCTGGTTGCGCAGCGCCGCAGCCGAATTCGCCGCCGACAAGGTCACCGCCACCTCCATCTACATGCCGCTGGTACACACCAGAATGAGCGCGCCGACCGATTTCAGTCGCGTCCCCGGCCTCACCGTCGACGAGGCCTCGGATCTGGTGTGTCACGCGGTGGTCGCCAAACCGCGGGAGATCGCGCCCTGGTGGTCGCCCGGCATTCAAGCCTGGTCCGACCTGACCCGCGGCCGGGCCCAACGTTTCATGGAGCGCTCGTTCCGCCGCTGA
- a CDS encoding epoxyqueuosine reductase, with protein sequence MQQEPTGQRRLAEHPTVKRMAERARTTPDPVLSATRLRELCLAAGADDVGFVPVDDPRVAVELEHAREILPSARTFVAFCVRMNRDNLRSTMRSLANTEFNHADDDTNEVSRRITRALQDAGYRAVYPAPGYPMEVDKFPGRIWVIAHKVVAEAAGLGVMGIHRNVIHPKFGNFILLGTVVTDAVVDEPSAALDFNPCLECKLCVSACPVGAITNDGGFDFQACYTHNYREFMGGFTDWAETVADSDTAAEYRERVTTGESFSMWQSLSFKPNYKAGYCMAVCPAGEDVIGAYLDDRKSHLDDVVRPLQNKPEPVYVLPGSAAEEHVTRRFPNKTPKAVTNGFPDEVNVLLDQIGPRPRRTPD encoded by the coding sequence ATGCAGCAGGAACCAACGGGGCAGCGGCGGCTGGCGGAGCATCCGACCGTCAAGCGGATGGCCGAGCGGGCGCGCACGACGCCGGATCCGGTGTTGAGTGCCACGCGGCTGCGCGAGCTGTGTCTCGCGGCCGGGGCGGACGATGTGGGGTTCGTTCCGGTCGACGACCCGAGGGTGGCCGTCGAACTCGAGCACGCGCGCGAAATCCTGCCCTCCGCACGCACATTCGTGGCGTTCTGCGTGCGGATGAACCGCGATAATCTGCGCAGCACCATGCGCAGCCTCGCCAATACCGAGTTCAACCACGCCGACGACGACACCAATGAAGTGTCGCGCCGCATTACCAGGGCACTGCAGGATGCCGGGTACCGAGCCGTCTACCCCGCGCCCGGCTATCCGATGGAAGTCGACAAATTTCCGGGCCGTATCTGGGTGATCGCGCACAAGGTGGTGGCCGAGGCGGCCGGATTGGGCGTTATGGGCATACACCGCAACGTCATTCACCCGAAGTTCGGCAACTTCATCCTGCTCGGCACCGTGGTGACCGACGCTGTCGTCGACGAGCCGAGTGCGGCACTGGATTTCAACCCGTGCCTGGAATGCAAGCTCTGCGTCTCCGCCTGCCCGGTCGGCGCGATCACCAACGACGGCGGTTTCGACTTCCAGGCCTGCTACACCCACAACTACCGAGAGTTCATGGGCGGCTTCACCGATTGGGCCGAGACCGTCGCCGACAGCGACACCGCCGCCGAATACCGCGAGCGGGTGACCACCGGCGAATCGTTCTCGATGTGGCAGAGCCTGTCCTTCAAACCCAACTACAAGGCCGGCTACTGCATGGCCGTCTGCCCGGCCGGCGAGGATGTGATCGGCGCCTACCTCGACGACCGCAAGAGCCACCTCGACGATGTGGTCCGCCCTTTGCAGAACAAGCCCGAACCTGTCTACGTCCTGCCCGGATCGGCCGCCGAGGAACATGTCACACGCCGCTTTCCGAACAAGACCCCGAAGGCCGTGACCAACGGCTTCCCGGACGAGGTCAACGTCCTGCTCGACCAGATCGGCCCGCGGCCCCGCAGGACACCGGACTGA
- a CDS encoding urease accessory protein UreF: protein MHGSGVGTNGLATLFALADSRLPIGGHVHSGGVEEAVASGVVRDVATVELYLRRRIRTSGLVAASLAAAVCAGKLDPARAEVEADARTPAPAARAASRAQGRGLLRLAKQVWPGADWTVLGARPHLSSAFGVVGQVCGAAPAETASVVVYTTMTGAATAAQRLLALDPAAVAACTIRLGELCDRTAADAATGLAALSDPLQDVLAQRHLVREMPLFAS, encoded by the coding sequence ATGCACGGATCGGGCGTAGGAACGAATGGGCTGGCGACGTTGTTCGCCCTGGCCGATTCGCGGCTGCCGATCGGTGGGCATGTGCATTCCGGGGGTGTGGAGGAGGCGGTGGCGTCCGGGGTGGTGCGGGATGTCGCGACGGTGGAGTTGTATCTGCGGCGGCGGATCCGCACATCGGGTCTGGTCGCGGCGTCGTTGGCGGCGGCGGTGTGTGCGGGGAAGCTGGATCCGGCGCGGGCGGAGGTCGAGGCGGATGCGCGAACGCCCGCACCGGCGGCGCGGGCGGCTTCTCGGGCGCAGGGGCGTGGGTTGCTACGGTTGGCGAAACAGGTTTGGCCAGGGGCGGATTGGACGGTGCTCGGTGCGCGGCCGCATCTGTCGTCGGCGTTCGGAGTCGTGGGGCAGGTCTGCGGGGCGGCTCCGGCGGAGACCGCGTCGGTCGTCGTTTATACGACCATGACCGGCGCGGCGACAGCGGCGCAGCGGCTGCTCGCGTTGGATCCAGCGGCGGTCGCCGCCTGCACGATCAGGCTCGGCGAACTCTGCGATCGCACCGCCGCCGACGCCGCTACCGGACTCGCCGCGCTCTCGGATCCGCTGCAGGATGTGCTCGCACAGCGACACCTCGTGCGCGAGATGCCCCTGTTCGCGTCCTAG
- the ureG gene encoding urease accessory protein UreG — protein sequence MPPHLIDGEPHDHSHDRPKRDRTPGEALRIGIGGPVGSGKTALVAALCRQLRDELSLAVLTNDIYTTEDADFLRRHAVLPDERITAVQTGGCPHTAIRDDITANLDAIDDLIAANPPLDLILVESGGDNLTATFSSGLIDVQIFVVDVAGGDKVPRKGGPGVTFSDLLVINKTDLAPLVGADLGVMERDAAKVREGRRTALISLTEDPAATPVLAWVREQLHAIAEQDNSGTESAVAH from the coding sequence ATGCCACCCCACCTGATCGACGGCGAGCCGCACGATCACTCCCACGACCGCCCCAAGCGTGATCGCACACCCGGCGAGGCGCTGCGCATCGGTATCGGCGGACCGGTCGGTTCGGGCAAGACCGCGTTGGTGGCCGCACTGTGCAGGCAGCTGCGTGACGAACTGTCGCTCGCGGTGCTGACCAACGACATCTACACCACCGAGGACGCCGACTTCCTGCGTCGGCATGCGGTGCTGCCGGATGAGCGGATCACCGCCGTGCAGACCGGTGGCTGTCCGCATACCGCCATCCGCGACGACATCACCGCGAACCTCGACGCCATCGACGACTTGATCGCGGCCAACCCGCCACTGGACCTGATCCTGGTGGAATCCGGCGGCGACAACCTCACCGCCACCTTCTCCTCCGGCCTGATCGATGTGCAGATATTCGTCGTCGATGTGGCGGGCGGCGACAAGGTGCCGCGCAAGGGCGGACCAGGCGTGACCTTCTCGGATCTGCTGGTGATCAACAAGACCGACCTCGCCCCGCTGGTCGGCGCCGACCTCGGCGTGATGGAGCGTGACGCGGCGAAGGTGCGCGAGGGCCGCCGGACCGCGCTGATCTCGCTCACCGAGGACCCGGCCGCCACGCCGGTGCTCGCCTGGGTGCGCGAGCAGTTGCACGCCATCGCCGAGCAGGACAATTCCGGCACCGAATCCGCTGTTGCGCACTGA
- a CDS encoding urease accessory protein UreD translates to MRTEVRIVAAVGTLPEIHARGGLAARRTGPDTVHLIGAAATPLGGDELDIEIVVGPGARLVVRSVAATIALPSVATPLSSAHWRFDVAGDLDFDPEPTIVAGGAHHHAVTEVRLTPEARLRLRERVQIGRSGEDGGGWRGDLIADVGDLPLLRHRLELGADGATDDNLSAPRALDSELVYPDDRPAETTGLAASRLPLAIGGTLSTRTALVLG, encoded by the coding sequence TTGCGCACTGAGGTTCGCATCGTCGCGGCCGTCGGCACGCTGCCCGAGATCCACGCGCGCGGCGGGCTGGCAGCCCGGCGCACCGGACCGGACACGGTCCACCTGATCGGCGCCGCCGCCACCCCGCTCGGCGGTGACGAACTCGATATCGAGATCGTGGTCGGCCCGGGCGCCCGTCTCGTCGTGCGTTCGGTCGCCGCGACCATCGCGCTACCCAGTGTCGCGACACCGCTGTCGTCGGCGCATTGGCGTTTCGATGTCGCCGGAGATCTGGATTTCGATCCGGAGCCGACGATCGTGGCCGGCGGCGCGCACCATCACGCCGTCACCGAAGTGCGGTTGACGCCCGAGGCCCGGCTACGGTTGCGCGAACGTGTGCAGATCGGGCGCTCCGGCGAGGACGGCGGCGGCTGGCGCGGCGACCTGATCGCCGACGTCGGCGACCTGCCGTTGCTGCGGCACCGTCTGGAACTCGGTGCGGACGGCGCGACCGACGACAACCTTTCCGCGCCAAGGGCATTGGACAGCGAACTGGTTTATCCCGACGACCGACCCGCCGAAACGACCGGCCTGGCCGCGTCACGCCTCCCGCTGGCCATCGGCGGAACCCTATCCACGAGAACGGCACTCGTTCTCGGCTGA
- a CDS encoding NAD(P)/FAD-dependent oxidoreductase, producing MSTQSVETERHRVVVIGSGFGGLFGTKHLRNADVEVTLLSKTSTHLFQPLLYQVATGILSVGEIAPATRLVLRKQKNAQVLLGDVIDIDLQNKTVTSQVLNQPTVTPFDSLIVATGAQQSYFGNDKFATYAPGMKTIDDALELRGRILGAFEAAELATTQEMRDRLLTFVVVGAGPTGVELAGQIAELADRTLEGTFRNIDPRDARVVLLEGAGAVLGPMGPKLGGKAQRRLEKMGVEIQLNAMVTDVDAQGVTVKDADGTIRRIESSCKVWSAGVQASPLGKMLAERSEGTETDRAGRVIVEPDLTIKGYPNVFVVGDLMSVPGVPGQAQGAIQGATYAAKQIKAGLKGQKPEERKPFKYFNKGSMATVSRFSAVCQVGKLEFGGFIAWLAWLALHLYYLVGYRSRIVTVIQWFVTFLGRSRGQMAATEQWVFARLALEQVNEDQDEAAELAAALGAPPAENGKSALTEKAADRKVG from the coding sequence ATGAGCACTCAGTCTGTCGAGACCGAACGCCACCGTGTGGTGGTGATCGGCTCGGGCTTCGGCGGCTTGTTCGGCACCAAACATCTGCGGAACGCGGACGTCGAGGTCACCCTGCTCTCGAAGACCTCCACGCACCTCTTCCAGCCGCTGCTGTACCAGGTGGCCACCGGCATTCTGTCGGTCGGCGAGATCGCGCCGGCCACCCGCCTGGTGCTGCGCAAGCAGAAGAACGCCCAGGTGCTGTTGGGCGATGTCATCGATATCGATCTGCAGAACAAGACCGTCACCTCCCAGGTGCTGAACCAGCCCACGGTGACCCCGTTCGACAGCCTGATCGTGGCCACCGGCGCACAGCAGTCCTATTTCGGGAACGACAAATTCGCCACCTACGCCCCCGGTATGAAGACCATCGATGACGCGCTGGAGCTACGCGGGCGCATCCTGGGCGCGTTCGAAGCAGCCGAACTGGCTACCACACAGGAAATGCGGGACCGGCTGCTCACCTTCGTGGTCGTGGGCGCCGGACCGACCGGTGTCGAATTGGCCGGACAGATCGCCGAGCTCGCCGACCGCACACTCGAAGGCACGTTCCGCAATATCGATCCGCGCGACGCACGCGTGGTTCTCCTCGAGGGCGCGGGCGCGGTGCTCGGCCCGATGGGTCCCAAGCTCGGCGGCAAGGCCCAGCGCCGCCTGGAGAAGATGGGCGTCGAGATCCAGCTCAATGCCATGGTCACCGATGTCGACGCGCAGGGCGTCACGGTGAAAGACGCCGACGGCACCATTCGCCGCATCGAATCCTCGTGCAAGGTGTGGTCGGCCGGTGTGCAGGCCAGTCCGCTGGGCAAGATGCTGGCCGAGCGCTCCGAGGGCACCGAAACCGACCGCGCCGGGCGCGTCATCGTGGAACCCGACCTGACCATCAAGGGTTATCCGAATGTCTTCGTGGTCGGTGACCTGATGTCGGTGCCGGGGGTGCCGGGACAGGCACAGGGCGCGATCCAGGGCGCGACCTACGCCGCCAAGCAGATCAAGGCGGGACTGAAAGGCCAGAAGCCAGAAGAACGTAAACCGTTCAAGTACTTCAACAAGGGCTCCATGGCCACGGTGTCCCGGTTCAGCGCCGTCTGCCAGGTCGGCAAGCTGGAATTCGGCGGGTTCATCGCATGGTTGGCCTGGCTGGCGCTGCACCTGTACTACTTGGTCGGCTACCGCAGCCGGATCGTCACCGTGATCCAGTGGTTCGTCACCTTCCTCGGCCGCAGTCGTGGGCAGATGGCCGCGACCGAGCAGTGGGTGTTCGCGCGGCTGGCGCTCGAACAAGTCAATGAGGATCAGGACGAAGCCGCCGAACTCGCCGCCGCGCTCGGCGCGCCACCCGCGGAGAACGGTAAGTCCGCGCTCACCGAGAAAGCGGCCGACCGCAAAGTGGGCTGA
- a CDS encoding cytochrome P450, translating into MVAAGRAASLRTGKKPSVRLESENASLIDLPDDQLLDRALLRVPERRRVLASPPRGSTAAPVHGDVGLPYFGRGLHYLRWGPAELMQRYRRYGPVSLHSSLGIDRVLVCGPEAIDEVLGKRRRDFGQGWDYFIGPFFGRGLLLLEFDEHMFHRRIMQQAFTRERLEAHLARLTPVARAAIGRWAPREGRTVRLYPTIKELTLEIAGETFMAVDVGAQRRRLIDAFIDCTHAGLAIIRHPVPGGHWRAGLRGRKVLEQYFTAMLPQKRRTESADFFSGLCHARTEDGAEFSDTDVVNHMIFLIMAAHDTTTTTATAVAYYLGKHPRWQDRVRAEVRTVDAEIGGAAPTIADLDRLHDLDLVIKETLRLMPPVPGLARRSVRDTEILGQYIPAGTPIDCAYHINHFLPELWTRPELFDPERFSEARREDKSHRLAWLPFGAGAHKCIGMHFGTLEVKTIIAALVRAYAWELPGDYRMPWGFTTIPFPRDGAPVALRRLRVGSAAAEK; encoded by the coding sequence ATGGTCGCCGCGGGCCGTGCCGCTAGCCTGCGCACCGGGAAAAAGCCCAGCGTGCGGCTCGAATCCGAGAATGCGTCGCTGATCGACCTGCCGGACGACCAGTTGCTCGACCGAGCGTTACTGCGGGTTCCCGAGCGTCGTCGTGTGTTGGCCTCGCCGCCGCGCGGCAGTACCGCCGCGCCGGTGCACGGCGACGTCGGACTCCCGTATTTCGGCCGGGGGCTGCATTATCTGCGCTGGGGTCCGGCCGAATTGATGCAGCGGTACCGCCGATACGGCCCGGTGTCACTGCATTCCTCGTTGGGCATTGATCGGGTGCTCGTGTGCGGTCCCGAGGCGATCGATGAGGTGCTCGGCAAGCGACGCCGTGACTTCGGGCAGGGGTGGGACTACTTCATCGGCCCGTTCTTCGGGCGCGGGCTACTGCTGCTCGAATTCGATGAGCACATGTTCCATCGCCGGATCATGCAGCAGGCCTTCACCAGGGAGCGGCTGGAGGCGCATCTGGCGAGGTTGACGCCGGTGGCGCGGGCGGCGATCGGTCGGTGGGCGCCGCGGGAAGGCCGTACGGTTCGGCTTTATCCGACGATCAAGGAACTGACGTTGGAGATCGCGGGCGAAACCTTCATGGCCGTCGATGTCGGGGCGCAGCGCCGCAGGCTCATCGACGCGTTCATCGACTGCACCCATGCCGGGTTGGCGATCATTCGACACCCCGTGCCCGGCGGTCACTGGCGTGCGGGGCTGCGCGGGCGCAAGGTGCTCGAGCAGTACTTCACCGCAATGCTGCCGCAGAAGCGGCGGACGGAGTCGGCGGATTTCTTCTCCGGACTGTGTCATGCGCGGACCGAGGACGGCGCGGAGTTCAGTGACACGGATGTGGTGAACCACATGATCTTTTTGATCATGGCCGCACACGACACCACGACGACCACCGCCACCGCCGTCGCGTACTACCTCGGTAAACATCCGCGGTGGCAGGACCGCGTGCGCGCCGAGGTGCGCACCGTCGACGCCGAAATCGGCGGTGCCGCACCGACTATCGCCGATCTGGACCGCTTGCACGATCTCGATCTGGTGATCAAGGAGACCCTGCGGCTGATGCCGCCGGTGCCCGGTCTGGCGCGTCGGTCGGTGCGCGACACCGAAATTCTCGGACAGTACATTCCGGCCGGCACGCCGATCGACTGTGCGTACCACATCAACCACTTCCTGCCGGAATTGTGGACGCGGCCCGAACTGTTCGATCCCGAACGATTCAGCGAGGCACGGCGGGAGGACAAGTCGCATCGGCTCGCCTGGCTACCGTTCGGCGCGGGAGCGCACAAATGCATCGGGATGCACTTCGGGACGCTCGAGGTGAAGACGATCATCGCCGCGCTGGTGCGCGCCTATGCGTGGGAGCTCCCGGGGGATTACCGAATGCCGTGGGGATTCACGACAATTCCGTTCCCCCGGGATGGTGCACCCGTGGCGTTGCGCCGCCTGCGTGTTGGTTCAGCGGCCGCTGAAAAGTAA